Below is a window of Coregonus clupeaformis isolate EN_2021a chromosome 15, ASM2061545v1, whole genome shotgun sequence DNA.
ACAGTTGCGTGAATGCCTTACAGAAGCTCACACACCCCTACATTCAACAGGCATGGTGTGATTCTATTTGCTTGGCATGAACCAACCTAAAGTACTATAAATGTAAGCTTGTGTTCTGATGTTGGTATTTTAACTGTTAATACTTCTAAGCCATACAAGGTTTGATTGGATACGGTAATGCGACAAACATGTCACTGTTAACTTTAGCCATACTGTCTTTAAGCATATAATGTCATTcctttaaagcggcaatcagctgTTGAAACAAGTGTTCTCCCTTCCACTGTTTCGCTAAGGGATGgcgaaatgtaaccactcaaattcagagctatggatgcaaggactgaccatccatgataacaATTATAGTttgttgaggctatacagtgtttgtttacaaacattggagtaaaaccagcttatattttgggttctgacagGGTAAgaaagttgaactaagctcatgaggcatttataagttattttcttcaagaatcaatgggtacattaaTTTTTAAGTTGAAAAATGGATGTAgctactgcagattgcccctttaaatctTTTAACTTCTTGAATAATACAATCTCCCTCAATGGGAAAGTTGACATTATCTTGTTATATTTGAGTGCttttgaggattttttttttacaaaaacattATAAACATGTAAAAATACATCTTTAAATATCAATTTGTTTATTTACAATCAACATTGTCAGTTGCCCTTTTCAAACTTCCTTGCCAAACACCGGAAATACAGTATTTACAAAATCCTGTTAAATGTACATCTTGCACTCTACTTCTCTTTGTATTGATGGCTAGCTTtgtcaacaaacaaaaaacacattCAGAATTTATATTAATGGTTACAAACCAAGCTCAGCTtcatattgaaaataaaataaaaatactttgTCATCACCGAGCTACAGTAACTCACACAGAAATGGCTACCATTCGGAGAAGGTGGCACACAGAGAACTGTGTGGGTCTATAAGAATAATAAAGTATATTCaatttaatattgcagattgacATAATAGGGCCGACAACAACCATACATGTGCTGGCTTGGATATTtcattttcacattgtcctttacAGCACAGTTCCAGCAAATATGGTAGATGCCCAACCAAGCTAGGCTTGTCtcagctcagtagtgtgaaatgGGTACTCGTGCACTGTCTAGGACCCTGGTCCAGATGTGTGTATCACCTCTCCCAGACCTTGGGCTAACTTTGTTGAAGGAACCAGTCATCTCACCATGTGGGGTGGGCGAAGGTGATGTTATACTGCTTGGCCCAGCGTGCAAACACCTGTTTCTCCGTGATGAAGCGATGGTGGGGCCCCTTCCGGCCCCTCTCGTTCTGCAGGTAGGTCACACACTCATCTGTGCCTCTGGGTTTATAGTAGTGGTAAGGCATCTTCTTGGGCTGGGGCTTTTTCCTGGAAGAAGAGGTGTTACAAATGATTACATTGACAATGTGCTTCAAGACAACCAGCATACATTGGGTAGCAATAACCATAAGGCTCCTTCATAAACAAGGAAGACTGGTGCCCACACATTGTTGAATTATCCCCCCGCTGTTTTATAGTGCAATGTTTCGACCCAAAGGTCTTCGTCAGGCTTCTTTCAGAGACAACCATAATACACAATGTTCTATTATTCATATGAAAGCAATCCTGTCAATTGCAGACAATGGTTCCATAATAATCAGTATAGATGATTAACTAATTGCTCACTAACTACTAATTTATGATTACACACAACAATGTAATAGCCTGATAGATTACACACAACAATGTAATAGCCTGATAGATTTAAGTGCTTGATAGATTGATTCATCCTCTTATGTGTAACCTTGTTCATTAGTTTATACTCACCCACAGTGACTGGGCGGAACCATCCCGTACACTTTAATATTGTCACACTTCTCTATGGCGATCACCATGGTGAACCAGCCGGTGCTCAACCAGGACTGAGACTTTGCTCTGTGGAAGGAAACCATAGAATAAAATGTTAACAAAAAATAGCATTTTGTAGTTTTTGATAATGGCATTAGATCCCAGAAAAATCTCCACATTGTGCTCAGCATCATTATAGATGAATAGTGCCAAAATAAATTGTATTCATAAATTGAATTCCATATTGAATTTGTACTTAATGATTTTTGCATTATCCCCATTGTTCTGTCACCATATCTGCTTTCCATTCTACCCACCTGTCTCGCCCTGTCTCCTTCTGAAACAGTGTATCAAACTTGTGCATCTTGCCGGGAGTGATGGTAAAGCTGGACAGGTTACTGTAGGTCATGCTGACTCTCTGGATCAGACGGTACAGTGTTCCTTTAGCCTCTCTACCAATCTTGGTGGGTGGTCCCCAGAATATGACTGCAGAATTTGCCTGGCGGTCTGTGAGGTTGAGAAACTCGGCTGGCCGTCGAACCACCCTGAACACGCTGGAGTGAGCCACCACCCTGAGGGTGGTCCGGCTCCCCACGTCACGGTCAAACCCCGTGGTGGGGGCATCGTTCATGCGGATGACACACTGGGCGCGGTCGATGTCAGGTCCGGCCCCGCTGCCCAGCACGTGGCTGGAGCTGGTCACCAGGGCACAGTGGTGGCAGTGCAGTGTCAGACTCTGGAGAGGGAATGCAGAAACAACAACTCAgaaaaaatatacagtgcattcggaaagtattcagaccccttgacattttccactttgtcacgttacagccttattctaaaattgattaaatagttgttttttcgtcatcaatctacacacaatagcccataatgacaaagcaaaaacaggtttatagacattttagcaaatgtataaataaataggaaaaataaaatttacataagtattcagaccctttactcagtactttgttgaagcacctttggcagtgattacagcctagattattcttgggtatgacgctacaagcttggcacacctgtatttggggagtttctcccattcttctctgcagatcctctcaagctctgccaggttcgatggggagcgtcgctgcacagctattttcaggtctctccagagatgttcgattgggttcaagtccaggctctggctgggccactcaaggacattcagagacttgtcccgaagccactcctgcgttgtcttgactgtgtgcttagggtcgttgtcctgttggaaggtgaaccttcaccccagtctgaggtcctgagcactctggagcaggttttcatcaaggatctctccgtactttgctccgttcatctttccctcgatcctgactagtctcccaatccctgccgatgaaaaacatccccacagcatgatgctgccaccaccatgcttcaccgcagggattgtgccagatttcctccagtcGTGACGCTTGgacttcaggccaaagagttcaatcttggctccatcagaccagagaatcttgtttctcatggtctgagagttctttaggtgccttttggcaatctccaagcgggcttttactgaggagtggcttctgtctggccactctaccaaaaaggcctgattagtggagtgctgcagaaatggttgtccttctggaaggttctcccatctccacagaggaactctggagctctgtcagagtgaccattgggttcttggtcacctccctaaccaaggctcttctcccccaattgctcagtttggcgggcggccagatctaggaagagtcttggtggttccaaacttcttccatttaagaatgatggaggctactgtgttcttggggaccttcaatgctgcagaatttctttggtacccttccccagatctgtgcctcgacacaatcctttctcggagctctacggacaattcctttgacgtcatggcttggtttttgctctgacatgcactgtcaactgtgggaccttatatagacaggtgtgtgcctttccaaatcatatccaatcaattgaatttaccacaggtggactccaatcaagttgtcgaaacatcaaggatgatcaaaggaaacaggatgcacctgagcataaggtatttctgttttttttttatacatttgcaaaaaaatctaaaaacctgttttcactttgtcattatggggtattgtgtgtagattgatgaggatttttatttatttaatacattttagaataaggctgtaacgtaacaaaatgtggaaaaagtcaaggggtctgaatatacattccgaatgcactgtagatagatagatctcCCTCCCCAAAAGTGAGAAGACAAAAcaatataaataaaaaacaattaggaattaCCAGCTATGTATAgtgtttattacatttacattttagtcatttagcagatgcaatgtgcaaatagttgtagtacgaatagtagggggaagataaataaacagatacagtgggggaaaaaagtatttagtcagccaccaattgtgcaagttctcccacttaaaaagatgagagaggcctgtaatttttatcataggtacacgtcaactatgacagacaaattgagggggaaaaatccagataatcacattgtaggatttttaatgaatttatttgcaaattatggtggaaaataagtatttggtcacctacaaacaagcaagatttctggctctcacagacctgtaacttcttctttaagaggctcctctgtcctccactcgttacctgtattaatggcacctgtttgaacttgttatcagtataaaagacacctgaccacaacctcaaacagtcacactccaaactccactatggccaagaccaaagagctgtcaaaggacaccagaaacaaaattgtagacctgcaccaggctgggaagactgaatctgcaataggtaagcagcttggtttgaagaaatcaactgtgggaacaattattaggaaatggaagacatacaagaccactgataatctcccacaatctggggctccatgcaagatctcaccccgtggggtcaaaatgatcacaagaacggtgagcaaaaatcccagaaccacacgggggaacctagtgaatgacctgcagagagctgggaccaaagtaacaaagcctaccatcagtaacacactacgccgccagggactaaaatcctgcagtgtcagacgtgtccccctgcttaagccagtacatgtccaggcccgtctgaagtttgctagagtgcatttggatgatccagaagaggattgggagaatgtcatatggtcagatgaaaccaaaatagaactttttggtcaaaactcaactcgtcgtgtttggaggacaaagaatgctgagttgcatccaaagaacaccatacctactgtgaagcatgggggtggaaacatcatgctttggggctgtttttctgcaaagggaccaggacgactgatccgtgtaaaggaaagaatgaatggggccatgtatcgtgagattttgagtgaaaacctccttccatcagcaagggcattgaagatgaaacgtggctgggtctttcagcatgacaatgatcccaaacacaccgcccgggcaacgaaggagtggcttcgtaagaagcatttcaaggtcctggagtggcctagccagtctccagatctcaaccccattgaaaatctttggagggagtttaaagtccatgttgcccagcgacagccccaaaacatcactgctctagaggagatctgcatggaggaatgggccaaaataccagcaacagtgtgtgaaaaccttgtgaagacttacagaaaagtttgacctgtatcattgaCCTGtatctttttttccccactgtaaatattggtggtatttacaatgttTGTGCTGCACTcgttgctgctgtgattgcacaccgCTGcgatattttttatattttttatttcacctaacagatatgggagttcatCAATGCTTGATTtcttttcaaattctttgtgggtccgTGTAATCTGTGGGAAATACAGTATGTATCTCTAaggtggtcatacatttggcaggaagttagtaagtgcagctcagtttccacctcattttgtgggcagtgtgcagatagcctgtcttctctcgagagccaggtctgcctatggcggcctctctcaatagcaaggctatgctcaaagagtctgtacatagtcaaggatgttcttaattttgggtcagtcactgtggtcaggtattctagtcctgtgtactctgtttagggtcagataTAATTCCAATTTGCTCcgttttttggttgattctttccaatgtgtcaagtaatgatctttttgctttctcataatttggttgagtctaaatgtgtttctgtcctggggctctgtggggtctgtttgtgtttgtgaacagagccccagaaccagctggctgaggggactcttcactacgttcatctctctgtaggtgagggcttcATGATGGAATATGTAGACATCGcctccttttaggtggttgtagaatttaacagctcttttctggattttgataacttGCGGATACATTCCTAATTATGCtttgcatgcattgtttggggttttgcgtTGCACACAAAGTATATtgttgcagaattctgcatgcattgtctcaattgggtgtttgtcccattttgtgaattattggttggtgagtgggGTGTTTGAACttgtccctgtctcaccccacggccctgtggaaagaaatgtgtgtgtttattgccaattttaaccgcacacttgttgtttgtgtacatggattttataatgtcgtatgttattcccccaacaccactttacatccatttgtatagcagaccctcatgccaaattgagtcaaaagctttttttaaataaacaaagcatgagaagactttgcttttgttttgtttgtttgtcaataagggtgtgcagggtgtatacgtggtctgtcgtacggtattttggtagaaagccaatttgacgtttgctcaggacattgttttcactgaggaaatgttggagtctGCTGTTGATGATACTGCAGAGGATTTTTCCAAGATGACTGGATGCAGATTCCACagtaattattggggtcaaatttgtctcaacTTTTGTAGATTGGGGTGATCagaccttggttccaaatattggggaagatacCAGAGCTGAGGATAATGTTGGAGAGTTTAAGAATAGCacatttgaatttgtggtctgtatattttatcattttgtTTAGtgtaccatcaacaccacagggctttttgggttggagggtttgtattttgtcctgtagcatatccaatgtaattggagaatccagtgggttctggtagtctttaatagctgattctaagttTTGTAAATTATCTTGTATGGGTAAACCATTTCTCCAACCTTTTCGGCCATAGAACAAAGAGCAAAACatatacatctccattttggatagatagctcttcgtgttgtttgtttagtgtgttcctaTTTTCCCAGAAGggatttgattctatggattctttaaTCACATTGAGCTGTTTTCTGACATGATGTTCCTTATTTTTTCTTAGTGTATTTATGTATtgtttcaccatagtgaaggcgtaagcTAAGGTTTTCTGGTTCTctctgtttttggttggataggtttctcaatttctttcttaggtttctgcattcttcatcaaaccatttctcaTTGTTGTTAGTTTTAGGTTTTCTGCTTGAAATTAAATGTGATATGTTAGCTgataggtcaaatatactgttcaaGGCTTCCTACTGCTAAGTTTACACCTGCACTATTGCAGGGAAACATTTTGTCAAGGAAGTTGTCTAGGAGGGATTGGATTCGTTGTTAgccaattgttttttggtaggtttctacactaccctCCTTCCATCTATAACATTTCTTAAAAGCATGCAGTTTGCTCGGCTTCGATGCCTTAtggttgagtattgctctgttcaagtagattgTGATTTGATAGTGGTGTCTCAGCGGGCCGActgaatgctctgagagactctgggttgaggtcggtgataaagtagtctactgtactactgccaagagataagctataggtgtacctaccataagagtcccctcgaagcctaccattgagtatgtacagacccagcttgcgacagagctgcaggagttgttggttgttttg
It encodes the following:
- the LOC121582100 gene encoding alpha-N-acetylgalactosaminide alpha-2,6-sialyltransferase 6 — its product is MGLRLVDKQGPQSQKMVIFGAIFLLMTLLILFSSNSGNDISPFYSPFRASSPHHAIKVTDLKKWAGKEGYVAVYGNKSLTLHCHHCALVTSSSHVLGSGAGPDIDRAQCVIRMNDAPTTGFDRDVGSRTTLRVVAHSSVFRVVRRPAEFLNLTDRQANSAVIFWGPPTKIGREAKGTLYRLIQRVSMTYSNLSSFTITPGKMHKFDTLFQKETGRDRAKSQSWLSTGWFTMVIAIEKCDNIKVYGMVPPSHCGKKPQPKKMPYHYYKPRGTDECVTYLQNERGRKGPHHRFITEKQVFARWAKQYNITFAHPTW